The Alosa sapidissima isolate fAloSap1 chromosome 8, fAloSap1.pri, whole genome shotgun sequence genome segment TATGCCTGTACTCCCTCCTTTCTttgcttttcttttgttttctctttctcccttcttccttctccctctctttctctttgcctCTCGGTCTGTGTCCTCATTGTAGTCTGTATTGTAGTCTTCATTCTCTATACCCCCAAAAAAATGCATTACTCGTAATAACATCCATACATTTTTATGCACTGCTATATGTTTATTAGAAAAAGGATAATCTCCTTGGAAATAACATTTATGTCACGTTGAATTGACAGTCCatatttctctgtctttctcttttttgagCGTTAGTCTTTATCTTTACTTCCTATCATTAGATCCCCTAATTGAACTTATTTCTTTCCAAATTTCTTGCTTTCAACTCTACCTTCTTCAGCGGTTACTGGAAACCAGTGGCAACTTACACCTTGGGTGTGACTATCATGGGAGACATATTACAATGGTAGTCATTTAGCCAGTTGGTACAACATGAAGGACATCCCAAGCATGACCAGAATCTTACCTGCATGCACCTCAATGCTGACTGCAAttgcacagaaaaaaaagacggatatgtgaaaaaaatacaaatatcaCAATCTTCTTTTGGTTTGCTTTGGCCACCATGCGTAAATGACCCAGCCCGTGTCATTCTGCTGCATTTGTAACTGAATCTGTATGTGATACATGGGCCATTACACATGCAATAATGTTTTCACAAAGGGCACAAAGGAAGCTTTGATGAGATATCGCCCCGTGTAAGGCCACACAAAGACGTTTGGGGGAGGGAGGGTAAAAGGCCAGAGGTCAAGACAGTATTAATGGCCTTTTAACGCACAACGTAAAAGTTCTACAAGTGGTGCATATGTCAGTGAATGTCAACTATGGTCCCCAAGTGTTTGTACAAATGTACCTGTAAACATGTTAATATGAGTGTTATAACTGATTATTAAATATTACAATTTCATCACTCTTATTGACTCACAAACCCTCCATCAGTCTCTCGACAtgagaaaaacacagacacatcagcCAATTACCTCTAGTAGTTAAACCACCATTAAGTAACATAAACATTactaacaacaacacagaaacaACTCAGAAAGTGATGGAAGATCTAGTTGTTGCCTCACCATCACTCTCGGAGGCGACGAGCTTGTCCCGAGGCATCCTCCTGCAGTCCAGCGGCTCTGTGGGTCACGTCGCCAGCACCAACCCTGGACTGACCCGTGCCTGCCCAGTGATGAGCCTCGCGCATGAGGAGTTCACTTTTTAAGCTGCCATTCAGCAACCGCCCACAGGAACAATAACGGCCCCGAAACTCTAGAACCACTCAATTTCTCTTCCTTTAATTATTCAGCACAGTTATGACTCTCTCCCCCCTATTTAAGGAGAGGGGGGTCAATAGGGACTTGgccaaaaaaaaaggggggggggggttcatgaTGTGCTTGGATGAGAGGTGCTATGATATTAATCAAGCAATCGAACAAAGTTTGCCATACGCTCCTTTAATTTCCCAGTATACCACACTCATCATGCTACCAGAAAcctttcagtgcaatcagtagTAATCTAATGTTGCAGTGGTGGCTGGAGTGTTGCTAATGGTGGCACATTGGTATCAAGCATGCTTTAGTTCAGTCATGAGACATGATAATAAGTCATGATAATAAGTAGGGATGAGGTTTTTGGGAAATCTCAAGTGAATAACCAGATCTAGCTTCAGCCATCacaatcaaaaatgtaatacatgGCATATAACATGGGATCACATTAATGGAACTCTTTTCAAATTCTCTCTAGAATTCTAATTCTAGAGTTGCTGCTTCTTGGTCGGTCTAAACAATGTGAATACAGTTCAGGTAAAtgcatataaataaacttgataacaacaatatatttatataatatgGTGGAAACTGATAAATGAATGCCAAATGAAACAGGGGTTAGATTGAGATGAGATAGACCATTTATTACAGtaaaccatacctgtcaacatttagctttcctaAAACGGGAGATCTTTTTtcggggggggtcagtgtttataccggatctgtgtttgcatatttaataagtttcatacacgtgtttcaacactgcatttcggtcgttgcttgcttttaccttaccattaccttacgcatgccagttatgtaggCTATCCACCAgttgcctgcctgcagcctatccaaaactccaaagctgcttgctgtcagatttggttccgagggaacaagttcagtgtatcaacaacactcaataacagtttatgtgatgagttaatcaattaaattcccaactatttcacaacagctagttctggagtaggccattaatttagcccgcttgcttacaacgagactcaggctgcgcagttggcacccgcttccttatttgggttttgggttgtcaggttttagcctatgacaaaacggttgaaattgaaactaagtgatcgtggtgtatttcatacacaatctggcaacctgaatgcatcaatgattttaaaattaagtttgatggccatgcaaattacgggagttttccgggagaaataacaaaacgggagggtgctaggagatgaccttgaaatacgggagaaacccgggaaaaacgggagtgttgacaggtatgcagtAACCCATTTATTGTCGACAACTCACAGGGCAGTTTAAGTAACACGTCTGGTAAGCTAACTTTTGACCACCAGGGGGCGACATGTCCAATGGATTATGTGCTTGGCAGCCAGCAGGCAGGGAGGAGACCCTCAGTGGCCAAATGAAAGCCCACTAGAGGCCCTGAGCTGTCAGGCTAGAGGATTTACACGCTGTGATCTCTCAGCAATCAGGAGGACCTGAGTCCATTAGTCCTCTGGGCTGAAACGTGCTGACGTTGGATCAGTGCGGCccgcagtctgtgtgtgtgtgtgtgtgtgagagagagaacatatgCAGTGTGTGGGCCTGCTTGAAAGGCAAGCATGCACATGCACTtgcacatgcttgtgtgtgaaagtgagtgtgtgtgtgtgtgtggccacatgcatacatgtgcacacatctgTGTCTGTTTATAAATGCACGAATGTGTTTTTTCTATACGTCTacgtaggtgtatgtgtgtgtatgtgtgtagctaTGGATTGTTTTCCTTTTCTAAAGTTAGCCAAAGCGTTTGGGGATTCCATCtgcagagaggtgagagaggccATCAATGCAACCTGAAACCATCCAGTGCCCCCAGTTCCTGCAACCACTCCTTatacacgcacaacacacacacacacacacacgtgcgcgcatacacacacacacacacttggcaaaATACACTGCAGTGCTCAATATAGTCATGTGGACGAGGCAGCATATGTTTTGCACGTCTTTCAGTCTGCAGGTAGCAACATACAGGACTAACCTAAAAGACCTGCCATACTGTCTATTACACAAGATGAAAAGAAAAATTAGGAGACAGTTTTAAACAGGATAATTTATTTAAAATGGTTGATCTGgtgtaaataaaaaatatctTCAAAATATCAACTGATTAGGCACCATTACAACATGCATGCAATAATAATGCTCTTTGAATATCGCACTTAGATGACTGCATTGAAAAAAAATTCCCATACATAAATACTGAAAACAAAATCACGCCTACTAGTTGtcatctattcaccttttctcCGTGCAGCTACAGCCGTCTACATACAGGCAATGGCCTCTTGTTCTTTCACACTATGATTCCCACTGACACAGCATTGAGTCACCAAGCTATTGTCTGTGCTGCTATAGTCTGTCTACCTCCAATGGCTGCCAACCCCTAGAGCGACATTCATGGAGAAAAATAACATGAAATCCTACTGTGTTACTCCTCAGCACACCTGGGCACAGATGAACAGAGGCCTTGCAgaagaggtgtatgtgtgtgtgtgtgtgtgtgtgtgtgtgtgtgtgtgtgtgtgtgtgtgtgtgtatcccccccaccccacccccaaccatGTAACACTCCACACAATCTGTGCCGACTCCTCAGGCGCCTGGGACTTGCAGTACATGTTTGTCCTGTGGGCTGAGGCAAGTGTATGTTTACAGTCTGTTTACAGTCAGAGATTGATGATCTAGGGCTCTCATGTGTCACCTTCATGTGAGCGGCCTGTCAGCGCAACCAAAAAGTGTGCTTTACTACGGGGAGCACAGCTGACTTGGTGGAACTATACATGTGTGAACATGACCAAAGGCACACAGGCGGGCTCTCCGAGTATTGGAAACTTTGTTGAACTTATTCAACGAGCAAactccagagaaagagagagagttccaGTTACAATTTACCTACTTGAGCAGTGCATGGTCTGTAAATCATGCAAATTACGGAGTCTCGAAGGTCAATTGATATCCCTGGTCATAGTGTTTGTTCTTCTTTCTGTCTTGCTCTGATTATAAGTGGGTAAATGGGTCACATAAGCTATATTTACCAGCTTCTTTATATTTGAGGTCACGAGATCACCGTATACACAACAACAGATACTTGGCCAGCCTCAGCAAGAACAACTGCTTCCGAAAGAGCCTGAAGAAATGATCCTTGTTTGATCAAAACACATCCAAGTGGGAAGGGTTTGTCTTATCTGAATgagagattgagaaagagattgtgtgtttgttgtgaggATGTCTCTACTGGTCAACAGTTTTGCCAACTGTCATTTGAGTCAGGTGATTTCCGTAACTGCACAATACACACAGGAGCGTTCCTTTTCTGAAGTGCAACCATCTTCACCAAACAGGTAAATAGCCAGGGGGCATGCCAGCCATTTCACATGGGAAGGTCAAATGAAACAggaaacaggagaggagagaaagaagggacaAGGCTCAGATAGCTCCATATGACACAAGGTTTTCATGAACCACTCATGAAAATCAAGACTTTTTTGTCATGGTCATATAGGGAACTAAAGGTCTACTGCTGAATCGAAACAATTTGAATTAGCAAAATTGTTTCAGGTCCTTTTTGGGTGTGTCCCATACTTGTGTAGATCTTAGTATTTACACTTAACCTACACAGACATTAACATAAAGGAGCCATTATATCTCTTCACACAGGTATCAATGGGGTATGTGTTTTGACCACACATAACAGCAGGAGAACTGTAAGCCTAGAGAGCAGGCTGAAACTAGTTCAACTAGGTCTGTTTTTCACCcttttccaccccccccccccccacctttccGTACAATAACGACACAGCTTCCCTGCGTTCTCCAAGGAGCGCTTTGGGGCTCCGCACTCATGTTACAGCATCTCTGTGGAATCCCATAGCACGGTGGTGCCTCCAAGCTCTGGAGCAACATTGTGCGGCACGGCGGCACGTGTGTGCATGGCCCACCTTGGTGGAAAACAAGGGGAATTCCACAAGGCACAAATAAATGCAGTTCAGCACCATACCAGACCTACAACTGTTTTCAAATTGTAACTGTATTTATAAACTACAAATAACTTTGGCTTGCTAttgttgctttgttttgtttcagaAGATCACATACAAATTAGCTCCACTGTCCACAAAAAAATACTTATTAAGAATAAAGTAGTATCAGTCAGGGCAATGGATAGTCAAGCCAAATCAACATGCATACTCACAAACTACCGTGAATGTCCAGAAACTAGTCACTGAAGACTGAAAGAGGCTGAAGATTGAAAGAGATTTACACTATGTGAGTTTCACCCTGTTTGACCTGAAAACCTGTGTTGACTGCAACAGATGCTCAACGAAATTATACAACAAATTCAGAGATTGTCGAGTAGAGGTATACAAAATTCAAACAAATAGGTATAAGGTCTCTGTTATGACTGTCACAGGTCGTGAATTACAACAGTGTATGTTTCTCCCAAAGAAAGCCTTTGGCTACTTGACCACTCCACCCCCAACAACTACATGGTAACCAATCAGGACACGTGTACTGAGCAGTGGCGTTCTCGGCCACGCCTCTTACTAAAGAAGGAAACAAACAGTGAGACTGAAGATAGGACAGCGAGAAAGGGTTCATACGAATAAATCCTCGTCGCCCAGGACCGAGAGAACAAGGAGAGGAGAATCCCTATTTACAAGCAAATTTCCTCGCATTTGAAAAAGCCTAATTCCAGCTTTTGTATATATAGTTGAaattgacgggtgagttcacaTATcagtgttttttctctctctcgatgAAATGGCTAGCTTGTTTTTGTCATAATAATACATTCTATTGACGTCTATGGAAGAGGAGAACCGAGACAGATTAATTcagttaacgttagctgactGATGATATTGTTATCGAGAAGCGACGATTGCCTGCTAGGTCATGTCTGTAAAGAAACGTAAACGTAGTCTCTAGCTGTAAATAATGTTAAATTGGTGTGTTTTGTCAATTGTTCGTGTTTGTGACTAACGTTAGCTCGATAATATTAATAGCTCGCGACCTTTTGTTGAATGCAGCATCTGCCTAGCCAAGTCATCAGGCGGACGGGTGGGTCCTggtaaacaaagtctctcaagTTGTCACCACCTCTAGAAAGATCACAAGCCCTCGAACGTGACTAGCCAGTAGCCACGGGAAGCGCAAAGCACGGGACGTACCCAAGCGGTCGCGTGTTTAGTAACTTGGATTGACGTGAAAGGCAAATCTGCTGTTCTTAAAACACTCAGTAATTTACCAGGTCTGTCTTATTATGTAACGTTAACCCAAGCTCTGTATTTAACGTCACCATTgcttttaacaagcaacactcaAAGCACAATCTCAATAAATCCTCGGCAAAATAAGGACAAATGTTCCCAAACGTAACTAATCTAGCAGACTGAAATAATAACGAATGTGTAACGTTACGGTAACGTTATGGCGTTAACGTTACAGAGCTTTGCTGTCGCAAGAAGCTAACGTTAACCATTTAACCTTTGGCGAGGTAGCTTCTAGCTTTGCTAACGTTGTCCAGCGAAATGAGAGACTAATGTGTTATGTTGGTATCGAGCTAAGTGAGTTGGCAATACATCCCCGAGTGTAACGCCTTTCACGAGTTTGCTCTTGCTAGGTAGCCTTCCTAACCATTCTGGACATATAGCTAACGATAGTTAGCATTCTTAGCAGATGGATGGATCAAGTCAGTCCAACCTAAGATTTAACCAGCTAACTTAGCCAGCTTTACCTGACATAGCCTACATAGCGAAGGCCTCTGTTCATCTGTGCCCATAACGAAATGTTTCAGAAAGCATCTCTAGCTATAACGTTACTATCAGGATTAtttggctaacgttagctatcaaATGTTACCCGTATTAACTTTAGCTTGCAAGGTTCTCCCATCCATTCTACTTGAAGAGAAAGAAATCTGTTGTCTGCACTATTGTCAATACAACCACGACGAGACGTTCATAAAAAGGACAATTATTGAAAAACATGTTTGAACAGCTCCTCGCGTTCACCGCTAAATAACGTTATATCAACATTTACATGCACTTGCCATGTAGCCTGTATTTCCATCGAGTCCACGTTAACTGGAAATATCGCAGTTTGTGGCTGGACGTAGAACCTAATATATATTGCTAGGCCCAAGCGGTGCTTGCCTTGGCCATCAACGTTAAATGGGTAGGAGAGAGTCAGAATCTTGTGTTTATACTCCACGGACCATGTCACACTGCCTGAGTCACCAAATGCAGCTGTTGTTGACTGGGCCTTGTTCTCCCCCCCCCAGATCGACGTATTTACCTCAGCGATGGCTCAAGAGACGAATCAGAGTCCCATACTGTGTACCACCGGCTGTGGTTTCTACGGCAACCCTAGGACCAATGGCATGTGCTCGGTTTGTTACAAGGAGAACATAAACCGACAGCAAAACAGCGACCGCATGAGCCCCATGAGTCCCTTAGGTAAGTACCTTTCTTGCTGCAGAATCAATGCAGTCGttcattctgtctgtctctagctTTCCCAAAGCCATGTCACTTGCGTTAATCTGGCTTGAGGAAATCAGAAAATGTTTACCCTTACTTCATTAGGCTGTATTTCTTTTGTAAAATGAATGAGTTTCTGCATGAAAGTCCTGATCGGTTTATTTATCTCTGTGATTAAATCAGGTCATTCATCTCAGGGTCGTTACCAGGTCCCAGTGATTGTTTAAacaaaatggtgtgtgtgtgtgtgagaaaaagagcgagagtgagagagaggagttgtgtgtgtgtgtgtgtgtgtgtgtgtgtgtgtgtgtgtgtgtgtgtgtgagagagagacacagacagacagacagacagacagacagagtgtgagcaagagtgagagagtgtgtgtgagagagatatgcCTCCTTCCTTTACAGCCTTCCATCTCAACTTGTGCTGTGCTAACAAGGGAATCAGTAGCTGACAATCTCTTTGCTTCATCTCAGGTGCTGCTGGTAGTCCGGCAGCAGAGGCCATCCAGAGACTAGAAGCCAGCTTAAGCAAAGCTGCTGAACCTCCAGCCGTGCCCAACACAGACACCACCAGAGAGTAAGAGCACCCCCACCCAGCCACTGTCTGTACATGAACTAGTTGAATTACCTGTGCAAAGCACAGATTAGTTTAAGTTAACCTGTCATTTTGTGATATGACTGCATTAAGTTGAATATTCATGGTTTTCAGAGATGACGGTGGAACAGGTTATCAGAATTGGCCCACTGTTCTAATATGGAGTCCTGCTGTGCCTGATCtagttttctctctccctccctctcccctgtctctctatctctgtgtccTGCTCTGCCCTATTTTGGTCTGTGTAGAACCGTCCCAGCAGCCTCTTTGCCTGTGACACAGCAGATGACTGAAATGAGCATCTCCAGAGAAGAGAAGGTCACGTCGCCAAAATCAGAAGTTGCAGAGCCAGGTAATTTGAGTCTTTTCCACATGTACAGAAATCAATTTGATCAGGCGTGGTCACCAGGAGGTGACTGCTCATGTGTAGATCAATTCTTATGTATTAATGATTGCTTAATAAAGATAATGGACACATGGCTTTACCACGGCTCTACTCTGTGTTCAGTTTAATAAAACCAAATGGTACGTTTCTAAATAATGATCCAGATCTTGACAAACACCCTGTGAAGTAATTCTGCATTGTATATAATGTAAAAAGGTGGTCAGTGAGTGTGTACTTACACAACCTGAACCCTGGTCTGGGCCAATGAAAGGGCTGTATTGTTATACTGTACATTGCCAAATCCATGTGCTATTCAAAGAACGGAGCTAATCTACCGGTTCTAGTCTATGGCAGGTAGGCCTTATCATCTATTCTCAAAAGTGTTTCCTTCCAAACACACCATCTCCATTTGCATATAACCTAGCTGTTCATGTGAAGTGACATAACCTCTGTGACCatccaccaccaacaaccacagTTCTTAAGTGTATGTACAATATGTGTATactaaaataatatttttatatTCATATATGACAAGAACAAGATTGCCCTGCCCTTGTAGGCCAGACACTTTTGAGGTTTGTTGTTATTTTGGGACCtctctgtttcctctctctgccctgtctgtctgtgtatgttttgtcTCCGGCCCACAGACATTAAGATTAAGCTCCTCTAAAATAGGCCGCTTTTAAATCACATCAAGGTGCACGTTGTCAGTGTGGATCCCGGCCAAAACAGCTCGGcttcaggctactgcactcTTAAATCCCCGCCACTGACAGAGCGTCCAGCGAACCTGGACACCTCCAGTGGCCGTGGCTCATCCCTCAAAGCAATGGGCTCTACTCTGGCTTCTCACTCCCAGTTTCATAACagacggccacacacacacacaccacacaccacaccacaccaccccacacagaCAAGGGCTAGAGAGTGCATTTCATTTGCTTAGTCGGtgtgacagtttttttttcttctttttaacaaatgcaaatgtgcccccctccctctccctttctcactgcAGTTGTCACCCAGCCGAGCTCCTCCTCCAGCCTTGCCCTTGCCCAGGCCTGTGACGAGACCAAGGCCCCTGAGCTGCCCAAGCCCAAGAAGAACAGATGCTTCATGTGTCGCAAGCGGGTGGGACTAACAGGTGAGCCCTGGATGGTTTGTCTGTGAATGATTGGTTGGCCCCTCTGAGTTAGacatttttctttctgtctatccCTGTCCTCATACCACATGCCTCATTGTTTTTGCTCTGCTGCCTTAAGGTTTTGACTGCCGGTGTGGGAACCTGTTTTGCGGGCTCCATCGATACTCCGACATCCACAACTGCACATATGACTACAAGGCGGAGGCTGCTGCCAAGATCCGCAAGGAGAACCCCGTGGTCGTGGCAGACAAGATCCAGAGAATATAAGCTCTCCCCCGCCTGGGAGAATGTTGGGAACTTTGATCTGAACACTGGCGCTGGAGTGGCTAAtagacaatatttttttttttctgagagcgaaagaaaactttttttttgttttgagagAATGGTGCATGTGCAGCGATCTTAATTGtctcttgtttgtttttttgtttatgtttgttgttgttgttttttttgaagggggggagggtgtttccttttttttgtttcatcctcttcctctcctttatgtgtttgtttgaataggttgttgcttttttctcccttttaaaCCATAGTCATTATTTC includes the following:
- the zfand5a gene encoding AN1-type zinc finger protein 5a; translation: MAQETNQSPILCTTGCGFYGNPRTNGMCSVCYKENINRQQNSDRMSPMSPLGAAGSPAAEAIQRLEASLSKAAEPPAVPNTDTTRETVPAASLPVTQQMTEMSISREEKVTSPKSEVAEPVVTQPSSSSSLALAQACDETKAPELPKPKKNRCFMCRKRVGLTGFDCRCGNLFCGLHRYSDIHNCTYDYKAEAAAKIRKENPVVVADKIQRI